The following DNA comes from Bos indicus isolate NIAB-ARS_2022 breed Sahiwal x Tharparkar chromosome 3, NIAB-ARS_B.indTharparkar_mat_pri_1.0, whole genome shotgun sequence.
CCCGCGGAGCGCTTCCAGAATGTCCTGAAGTCGGAGCTTCGGAAACGcgccctcccttctttcctgaaCGGATCTCTTTGAACGCCCGGGGGCAGGCCCTTTCCTCACTCCCTGCGCCGGGGAGGTGTCTGACGCAGGCACTCGCTGTGCCCTAGAGGGACGCCCAGGTCGAGTCCGAGGGCGCTTTCACCCGCAGGGTGTCCATCTTACAGTTCCTCAGTTTCTACTCGCCGCTTCTACACCGCTTTCTGCAAGAGCCGGTTAGCGCCTGCGCCGGCCACACCTGCCCGCCCCGCCCATACCCCGCCCATCCGGGCCCGCCACGCCCACGTCCCCGCCCAGGTCACGCCCACGCCAAGTTAGCCCCGCCCCTCAGCCCGCCACGCCCACTGGGGGCCGCCCTGGTCACGCCCCCGTTCCGCCTCAGCCCGCCCCACCCAAGCCCCGCCTACTCCCTACTGGCCCGCCCCTCCTCAGCCCGTCCCCGCCCCGCCCGCTCCCAAACTGGCCCCCGCCCCTCCTTAGCCCTGGCCCCGCCCTACCACGCGTGGCCCGGCCACGCCTCACACGGCGGTCacgcccgcgccccgccccctgTGGCCCTGACACCGCCCAGACGCTCGGGAGAGGTGGGCTGGCACAGGGGTCGCTCCCCGATGCCCGCCGTGCCCACCTTGTGGTTCCGCCAGCTGGGCGGCGGGCGGCCGGGGGAACGGAGGCTTGGCTCTCCCCAGGTTCGGCGGCTACCCCGGCAACTGCTACACCTTGCTCGGGGTCCGCAAGGAAGAGGTGAGCGCGGAGAGCCGGCGGTGGCCCTCCCTGGGCCCCACTCAGACAGCTGTACTCAGAAGCTCACAATCCGCCTGTCCCCGTTGGCACCCGATTCGCACCCGAACCCAGCCCCAGTCACTGGCATGGGCCGTGAGCCGCCGTCGCTGCCGCAAGCTCGGTCAGCAAGCTGGAGGTGCAGAGGCTGACGGCCCCCCACGGGGCTTCTCCCCAAGGCGCCCCCGCCCCCACGTCAGCACAAGCGGGCTCACCTGCAGCTTTGAGAGACAGGGAACTGTTTTCTGGATAGCGGAAGCTGGTTTCCTGCAGGATGAAGCCTTGCTGTTGTGCGGGGTCCCCAAGAGCAGACCCCAAGGAAAGGCCCAGGATCAGTTCACGGGTGCGGATGTCACCCTGGGAAGCACACAGGGGACAAGGGCTGTGCAGAAGGAGGTGCTCCTAGGAGCACTCCAGAGGGGTTCACCACCTGTGAGCTTGTGGGCTTGTGGGCTTGTGAGTTCAACCCTGCCCCAACCCGCCTGAGACATTGTAGAAAAACCCTCAAGATGACCATCTGGTCCCTTCCTGGCTGAGGGCCAAGGAGGCACAGGTAGGGGTCCAGGAGTTGCCGTGGAACACCTCCCCTGAAAGCCCCTCTGCTCCCATTtgttggaggaggagggagaacagCAACTTTCCATGGGTCAGAGCTGCGACCCAGTCTGACAGCTCCCTGCGAAGGGGCTGTCGCTAAGGAGCCCTCTCCAGGCTCACATGTTGGGGAGACAGGGCAGATGGGCTGAGACTCAGGGCAGGACTGCGCATGGCACACTGCAGGCAAGCAGCCTGCAGTTACCAACAGGAAAAGTTCCCAACTCAAAATGGTTCCAGCAAAAAAATGCAGTTTCGTGGGCTCCTCTATTGAAAACACAGGAGGCTCTGTGAGCTCAGGGCTGACTGGAACCAGGTGTTTGAACAATTTTGCACTGCTTTCCCAGCACTGGCTGtgttttcaggcagattcttcaggcAGATTCTCCTCTCCTGGTAGGGAAGACATCTTGCAGTGTGGGCTGACGTCCCAAGAGCCCAAGACAACATCCTCTAGCTTAATACCCAGCACAAGGCATGTTGTCCCACAGGTTCCCCCTAAGAGCCCCAGGACCCGCCTCTCACTGGCGTCATCAGGTCCCTGCTTGGTGAGGCCTGCCTGCATCCTGGGTCTGCCTCGGATCCACAGGCTAGGGTCAACCCCATGTGACTCCACGTGGTTCCCCAAAGAGCCCAGGGTGCCACACGGCCATGCCTCTGATGTCCCATAACATCTGCCCGCTAGACCTGGGGAAGACTGCGGAGGCTTGAATGAGGTCAggatggggaaggaagggaaggagggtctCTGTAGGCCTCAAGGTGCCCCTGGCCTGTCTGAAAGGAACGTGAGGGCGTGGCAGGGGCCACCTTGGAGGCCCGGAAGTGTACAGGTGCCTTGAGGCTGGTCCCTCCCACAAGCTAACCTGAAGGGCGGGCGCCACAGTGTGCAGCTGGGGGCTGCCTTGCCGAGCTGGCCCAGGATCTCCTGGTCATCCTGGTGGACAAACAGGTTATCAACACCATCCATGAGATTCCTGTACCTCTGCTCCCCGGGGTGagtctcccaccccaccccatctgcCTGGAAATCATCCAGGGACCGTGGGACCCAGGAGTGGCTGGGGTAGCCAGCCCCGCTGGGAGAAGAGGTTGTGGGGAAGGCAGGTCCAGCCCACCTGGACCCCAGCGACTCGGGCACGTGCAGGGGAGGCTCCACCCAGCTACTGGCCCATAGGCTCTCCGATGCCCCCACCCTGTGTTGCTGCTGCAGGCTCTTACTGGGGTCTCTTGCCCTGGAACTGCCTCTGgagggcaggaggcctgggttcctggGTGCTGCCCCAACCACTGGTCCATCCTGTGTGTAGCCCACTGGGGCTGGGCCAGGCATTCTTCGGGGAGGGAGGAGCAAGGGGAGGCCCCAGGATTCCGGTGCCCTAATGGGGACACTGGAGTCCCATCCCCCGGTTCCACCCACTGGCACTACTGTGGCCGCAATCAAGGCACCTGGGACCGCAGCCCTGCCCAGGCCAGAGCCCTTGCACTGACCGCCCAGGGATGCCTCACATCCGGCCCAAGGCTGGACCCAAGCTGGACCCTCACCATCCCCTGCACACCTCATCTCCCTGGAGACTCCTGGGCACCACAAACCACGCTGTCAGACCTTAGCCCAGCCACGTGCCCTCTGTGGTGTGGCCCTGACTCTCAGGGCAGGCGGTGCTGGGAAGCTGAATTCAAGATTACAGCAGACAGGGTGTAGCTGGACGAGTGCAAGTGTGGGCAGCGAAGTGCCCACACACTCGCATCCTGGGGTCCTCATCCGCTCCCTCCTGACGTAGCTCCTGCCGCCTCCTCTGAGCAGCGCTGACTTGCCTCAGGGAGATTAGGGGGAGGCTGGCACGCTGCCCCACCAGGGGGACACGGGTGCCGAAGGCCTGCCCCTCTCTCTGCCCACCCTGGGCCCCAGGGGTGGGCTCAGATGCCCTCAGGGCCGTCTTCCTGGTGTTTCTGTCTCCAGGAAGCCAAAGGCTGCTGGCAAGGGTTCCGGCTCTGCTCCCAGAAGAAGAAGGCAGGGGTTTCCCTGGAGGCCGGCAGGAGCTCTGGGAGGTGGACTACCAGATTTTGCCCTTCGAGGGCCTATTTGACAGGTACCTCgagacggacttccctggtggctcagacggtaaagcgtctgtctacaatgtgggagacctgggttcaatccctgggtcaggaagatcccctggagaaggaaatggcaacccactccagtactactgcttggaaaatcccatggatggaggagcctggtaggctacagtccatggggtcgcaaagagtcggaccctactgagcaacttcacttcacttcttcgaGATAGGCAGGGGCCACGGTAGGTGCCATGACCACCAGCGACATGGGGAAGGGTAACTGCACCACCAAAGGGCCTGCCAGCCTCAGCATTCCTGTCTGCAGCTGCCTTGAAACACAATGTAAGGATGGGTATGACAGGGGGTCCCTGATGGAGTCAGGCCTGGAGAGATCAGGAAACGAATGGTGGGGGCCATGGCGGGGAGCACTCAAGAAAGGctggctgagggcaggaggggcagCGCCCCAGGTCCAGGGACTCAGAGAGGACCTGGGGCCCCCGATGGGGCTCACTTTGAGTGGCCTTCATCTCCTCCAGCCCCTGAACACCGGGGCCAGAGCCCTGCGCAGGGCGTGAGGAGAGCAGTGAGGGTGCTCTGGCCGGGGCGAGGTTGCACGGAGGCAGCACTGGGGAACTGGGCTTCTCTGGACAGCTTTTCGATGCCCACACTCTTTGCTGGACCCTCCAGTGCCCTTGCCAGGAGGGGGCCTGTGTTCGGGGTTTATCCCCCGCATGGATGGGGTGGCTGCACTTTTTGAGGCCAGGGTCTGTGTCTCACGCAGCCCTTCTGTTTGATGACAGAGGGGAGAACCGCTGCACAGTCAAAAGTGCTGCATCTGAGCAAGGCATTGCTCTGAGCCTCCGGCGGCCAGAGCAACAGGGTTGACGCCAGTGGCTTCGTTCTGTGGAGGAAGAGGGCAGAAGGCACACAGGGAGGGACATGCTTCTTCATAACGTGAGCGGGCGACCACTGGACGGAAGGCCGCCGGGCCCCAGGCTCTCCTTAGGAATCTTACATAAGAGCAAGGAGCCCCTTTCAAGGAGCCCCTTCCTAGAATCTTGCCACGAGTCCACAGGGCGGGCACAGCCCGGGAAGGACAGTTAAAGTCCCAGACCACAGGCGGCAGGGGGAGGCCGGGGACCAGCCAGAAACACACCCAGCTCTGTGAGAGCATTCCGGGGAGGCTTCCGGGAGAAGGGGGCCATGCCTTGGAGCCTGTGGGGTGAGTAAAAGCAGGGACTGTGGGCACAGGCAGGGGTGGTCCCACGCCTCCCTGAAGGGCGCGGTGAAGGGTTTACGGTGGGCAGTGTCTGGCCACTGGTCTCAGGTGCGCGTGGTCCTTATCACCGGATGAAACCCGGCGGGCGGAAGTCAGGGTAGCGCGCCGTGGCCACCGGAGGGCCTGACGGTGACCCTTATCCCCGCAGTCCTGCAGTTCGGCTTCGTTACCACCTTCGGGGCCGCCTGCCCGCTCGCACCGCTCTTCGCGCTGCTCAGCAATTGGGTGGAGATCCACCTGGACGCGCGCCAGTTCATCCGCCGGGTGGCCGAGCGCGCGCTGGACATGGGCATCTGGTTCCGCATGCTGGAGGCATCCCGCACCTGGCGGGCATCAGCAACGTGAGCTCGGGGCGCGGCGGGGGCGGTCACCTGGGAGAGCGGGCCGGCCGGGGCGCGCGGCCGTGCGCTCACTCGCCGGCGGCCCGGGCGTTCCTGCTGGCCTTCTCGGCCCCCTTCCTGCCGCGCGCCCACTACCAGTGGAGCCCGGCCAGCGACCTGCGCCGCTTCGCCGGCTTCACGCTGGCGCCACCCAGCCCGCCTTCAGCGTTGCAAGCAGCCTCCCTTGCCGGTGAGGGCGCCGGGGGCGGGGCTCCCacgggaggggcggggggcggcatCGAGAGGGGCGGGGCGACGGCCGGAGGGGCGGGGCGACGGCCGGAGGGGCCAGGCTGGGAGGGCCTGGCGCCCCTCACTCCCGCCTCCGGAGCTGCTCTGCGGGAGGGGATCAGCCGGGGCGGGGTCGGAGCTCCCGGCGCCCGCGGGCTGAGCCCGGCGACGGGGAGCGGGTGGCAGGCTGAGAAGGGCGTTGGCACCTCAGCCTGCCCCCCACCGCCGCGTGGCTCCCGCAGGTACCAGGCCTTCGGGGAGGATGATGGACATTATTCCCGGACCTACTGGACTCTAGGGCCATCTGTTCGGCCTTCGTCACGTGTTCGTGGTGCCGAGGGCCGCCGGATGCTGGGCCCTGCTCCTACCCCAGGGCTCCGCCCAAGGTCAGCGCGTGGTCCGCGGGgtgggcgcggcggaggccgCGGGGCGGGCGCCCCTGCTGTACCCCCGCGGGCAGACAGCGGCCCTCTGCGTCTTCGCCTCCCGGCCTGGCCTCTGTCCAGAGGGCCCTGGGCACTGCAGGGTCCGTGGAAGCTGGGGTGGTCTGCCTTGCGGCCTCTGCCTCTTCCTGGAGTTTCCTTTCCTGCACTGAAGCTTGCTGTCCAGCTCAGCTCACGCCTGCGGAGCCCTTTCCCACCTCTGGCCCCACCCTGGGACTTGTGccaaggggtgggggtgtgtggccACCCCACAACACCGCTGCTCCCACCCAGCACGTGGTGTTCTGCACTGGCGGCTCCCCGATCTCATGGAAACCGACATCCCTGAATCTGTGGCGAGCAGGTGAAGCGGGAGAACTACACTGCCAAGCAGACGCTGGCTGAGAGCTAGGTGagcccccacccccgtccccgcCCGCACTCTGCTGTGGTCAGAGCCTAATCACGATGCTCCTCCTCTGCCCTTTCCTGAAAACAGGCTCTTTTTGGAACAACTGGAGCAAAAGAGAACCAAGCCTTGGGCTCAGAGATGAGTCCGGGCCCAGAGCCTaggttgccaggagctggagtCACAGCTCGCCCCACAGGAGGCGGCTTagggccctggaggaggggtggggggtgatgcTGTCAAAGGCTTCCCACCTCAGAGGCCACCGCCCCCTCCCGGCCCCTctgcctcccaggccctggcatGAGTTGGCCCCATGGCCCACTGTCTCCAGCCAGGGCACCTGGAGGCGGGCACGTGGTGCTTAGGGGCAGCTTTCCCTGCCATCTCCCGCCCAGCCTCACCTCCCCCCTCACCCAGGCAGGATGGCTCCAAAGCTAAGGTGCTGCCCCCCTCACATCGTGCCCCCACCCTTCACTGGCCTCTCCCGCCTtcacctgcccccctcccccatccctggccttGTAGGCACAGGAGGTGGCCTCCACCGGCTTCACTCATCTGCCCCCCTCAGCCCTGAATGGGGCTCATCTCCCCTCAAGCTGATGGACTTGGGGTCTTCCGTATGGCCCTCCCTGTATCTGCTGCCTCTCAAACGGTGGTGTCCCCTCTCCCGCCAGCCCGGCTGTCTGGCCTGCCCCTCACATACCCCAGCTGGCAGCCCCAACCCAGACTGTTCTGGGCCACAGCTGAGTCTGCTCACCCCGCCCCAGGGCCCCTGCAGTCCCCTCCTCTGACAAGGCCTGCAGTTCGGGCGCCTTTCCCTTCCAGCCTGTCCATAGCCTCTGAGCAGCCCTTCCAGTGCTTCCTGTGGCAGCACCGGGCTCCCGCCAGCCTGAGGCCAGCAGCAGCCTCGTGGTGGCGAGTGCCTCGATGGGGAAGGTTTGGAGGGAGACTGAACTTTATTCCTTGAAGCAATCGGAGGAAAGGACATTCACTCCCGTGTTGGTAGATCTCCTTCTCCAAGTCTTCCCGTCTGTCTGCATGGGGTTGTCTTCAGCACGGGGAGCTTCACGGCACCTGCAGCTGGACTTCACCCACCGCCTGTCTTCGTGAGCGCCCTGCGTCTGCCTCCTCTGAGCGCCGATCACACAGCACCCCCAGCCTTGCCGGCTGCTCACTGTCCTCTGCTCTCTGGCTGCAAGCCCCGCGGCACAGACGCCAGGAGACAGTGTCCACTTGCGACTCCCTCAGGGGAGCGCTCCTCAGGGCGCACAGCACTGTGAAAACGGACACGTGGTTTTTAAACTGCTTGGACGCACTGCAGTCTGCCGAGCTCCTCCCCAGAACTGCCAGTCGACGCCTTCATAAAACCCACAGGTCCGGGCCTCAGGCAGCACCAACTATTTCCTGAGCAGGGAGGGGGTTGAGACTAGGGCAGCTGCTTGCTCACGCAGGGTCCAGAAAGCCAGCCGCCTCCTGTGTGTGGGCGGTGGGCTGCGCACGCGTCCTTGTTACAAGACCCACAGGCATTTTCTCCCAGGTGGTGGTTTCTGCTGTTTCagactttcaaaaataaacttcTGGAGACGTCTacctccccggtggctcagacggtaaagcgtctacaatgcgggagacctgggttcgatccctgggttggaaagatcccctggagaaggaaatggcaatccactccagtactattgcctggaaaatcccatggacagaggagcctggtaggctgcagtccacggggtcacaaagagtcggacacgactgagcgacttcactttctttcacttacgGAGACGTAAGAAATCTTCGGCTTGCATGAAGTGAGCACACCAGCGTAACCAGCATTCATACAAAGATACAGCCCTGGTCACTGGGGTGTGGTGCCTGGCAGGGCCTGCCCCCACCGCCTTCCTTTCCCGCCTGAAGTGGTCACACCTTGGCCTCAGGGTCGGGACCCCTAGGTGTGACCTCTTCTGGGGGGCACACCACCATGAGCCTTCCTGACAGCACTCTGCTGTGTGATGCCCCCTGAATGAAGACCACTTAGCCATCCTACCTGGCTGCCATCAAACTCTCGTCCCCACCCCCTGGTGCCCTGGAA
Coding sequences within:
- the ANO7 gene encoding LOW QUALITY PROTEIN: anoctamin-7 (The sequence of the model RefSeq protein was modified relative to this genomic sequence to represent the inferred CDS: inserted 8 bases in 7 codons; deleted 2 bases in 2 codons) → MPPQDPQAPGLSQRQALLRXWAHRGRRGKQQPMGCVRRVXGEKVAFHFAWLSESRAHALRASWARLGLQGFYAGWLLPAAVVGTRMSLVGCIMVSSDTPTGHGGPRDWAGRLAGRYVCSRADTSGQKCWAWQRQRGDRGQGWGEGRHVSGGDSLELCPLCPVCPXWLLSLTCALVQRGGWAGEGGGQSPAPWSGHTPLGSPARHHARLSTLCVTHPGAKYSHPQPSAPKCHPLQRQPESPGSSHPEWGVGEVLRQHRCLLRTRRSPPPGYNGGQRGTGLGGIPRGRGRREKRAQSPRPGRRLPGHGGAVFLSLFTALWPVLLLEADERPLAYSRGCWNSGDLKRPRPQFSASAPTILNPTTTEDEPYLPERSRLRQVLASSVVVLTMVRIPALCLVPITVYRALTAILVSGPDNSILAAWASRIASLTGSMVHLIFILMLSKIYVARAHVLTRREVRDAQVESEGAFTRRVSILQFLSFYSPXFYTAFCKSRFGGYPGNCYTLLGVRKEECAAGGCLAELAQDLLVILVDKQVINTIHEIPEAKGCWQGFRLCSQKKKAGVSXGGRQELWEVDYQILPFEGLFDRYLETDFPVLQFGFVTTFGAACPLAPLFALLSNWVEIHLDARQFIRRVAERALDMGIWFRMLXGIPHLAGISNAFLLAFSAPFLPRAHYQWSPASDLRRFAGFTLAPPSPPSALQAASLAGEGAGGGAPTGGAGGGIERGGATAGGAGRRPEGPGWEGLAPLTPASGAALREGISRGGVGAPGARGLSPATGSGWQAEKGVGTSACPPPPRGSRRYQAFGEDDGHYSRTYWTLGPSVRPSSRVRGAEGRRMLGPAPTPGLRPRSARGPRGGRGGGRGAGAPAVPPRADSGPLRLRLPAWPLSRGPWALQGPWKLGWSALRPLPLPGVSFPALKLAVQLSSRLRSPFPPWPHPGTCAKGWGCVATPQHRCSHPARGVLHWRLPDLMETDIPESVAXQVKRENYTAKQTLAES